The DNA segment ACGACAGCGACCTGTATGGTGCGGTTCTCAGTTTATGGAATGCACTAAACAAAACCCCGAAAGGGGAGACTCACCTCAGAGTATTCAATCCAAGTCAGTCAAAACACGGCTGGCAATCAACTCATTCGATCATTGAAGTTATCCAACCTGACATGCCATTCTTGGTAGATTCAGTTGGTATGGCATTGAATCGTATGGGTATTACGGCTCACATGATGTTACACACTCCGCTGGCGATTGAGCGTTCAGCCCAGGATGTAACCAAAGTCACGTACCTGAATCAAAGCCCTGACAGCACTGAACACGTTGCCGTTTTCCTGATTGAAATCGACCGTCAAAGCAGCAGTGTGGATATCAAAGCCCTTGAGCGCGAAATCCAATCTGTGCTGGGTGATGTGGCTGCATCAGTCAACGACTGGAGCGCGATGTCAGCTAAGCTGAGTGAGACCATTAAAGAGTTACCTAAGCGTCCATTCCCCGGTGAGAAGCAAGAGTTAGAAGAAGCAATTAACTTCTTAACTTATCTTAATAATCATCACTTTACCTTACTGGGTTACCGTCAATACGATTTAAAACGCGTTGAAGGCGACGTCGAGCTAGTGCCGAATATGGCCTCTAGTTTAGGCTTAATGAATAAGCACCATAAAACTCAGCCAGAGCAAGGTTTGTTATTATCAAGCTTCTCTGACAGTGCCCGTAAAGAAGCCTTAGACCACAGTTTACTGATCCTGACCAAGAGCAGCGCCAAGAGCCGCGTGCACCGTCCTGCCTATGTGGACTATATCGGTATCAAACGCTTCGACAAGAAAGGCAATGTGGTCGGTGAAGACAGATTCATCGGTTTGTACGCCTCAAACGTGTATAACCGCAGCCCACGTGAGATCCCACTGCTGAACGAAAAAGTTCAGCGCGTATTAGACCGTTCAGGTTTAACGCCACGTTCTCACGACTATAAAGCCCTGCTGAACATTCTCGAAAACCTGCCGCGCGATGAGCTAATCCAAGCCAATGTGGATGATTTAGCACACACGGCGCACGGTGTGCTCGAGATGCAAGACAGGGACAAACTGAAACTCTTTGTTCGCAAAGATGGTTTCGGTCGTTTCTTATCCTGTTTAGTGTACGTTTCAAAAGACCGTTACAACACTAAACTTCGCCAAGATACCCAACGTATTCTGGCTCAGCATTTCAACAGCAAAGAAGATGTAGAGTTTACGACGTATTTCTCCGAGTCAACCCTGGCCCGTACTCACTACATTGTCAAAGTTGATAACAATAATATGGATGTAGATGTGGCTGCCATTGAAAACAATTTAATTGAAGCGGCACGCTCGTGGGAAGATAAGTTAAATACCGCGCTAAACACTGCCTTAGGTGAAGAAGCCGGTACTCATCTGATGAAGCGTTACGCTAACGCCTTCGAACAAAGCTATAAAGAAGACGTATTACCAAGCTCTGCCGTTGTAGATATGCAACAGCTTGAAGCGCTGGATGACGAACACAAGTTAGGCATGTTGTTCTATCAACCGCAGGAAGCGGCGTTGAACGACAACAAAGTGCGTTTAAAACTGTTCCATAAAGATGAGCCAATCCATCTTTCTGACGTACTGCCGATGCTGGAAAACTTTGGTCTGCGCGTGATCAACGAGCGCCCATACGAAGTGACCACTTCAGACGGTTCTACCTTCTGGATCTTAGACTTCTTAATGACGGTTAAAGTCACTAATACTGACAATATCGCCGATAGCCAAGACAGATTCCAAACTGCACTCTCTCAAGTGTGGCAAAAGAAATTAGAAGATGACGGTTTTAACCGCATCATTCTGGCGTCAGGTTTAACTGGTCGTGAAGTGTCAGTACTGCGTGCTTACGCTAAGTACATGCGTCAAATCGATGCGACCTTCAGCCAAGCTTATATCGAAGAAACCTTCGGCCGTTACCCACAAATCGCTGATTTGTTGGTGAAAATGTTTATCCGTAAGTTCAATCCAAAACTGAAGACCCGTACTCTGGGCAAGTTTATGGAGCAGATCAACCTACGTTTAGACGAAGTATCGAGCCTAGATGATGACCGTATTATCCGTCGTTACCTCGATCTGATTAACGCCACGCTGCGTACCAACTTCTACCAACTGGATGCCAAAGGCGAATCTAAGAGTTATATCTCGTTTAAATTCATGCCTTCGTTAATTCCTGAAATGCCGCGTCCGCTGCCGAAATTCGAAATTTTCGTTTATTCGCCACGGGTTGAGGGCGTGCATTTACGCTACGGTAAAGTGGCTCGTGGTGGTTTACGTTGGTCTGATCGTCGTGAAGACTTCCGTACCGAAGTGCTTGGCTTAGTAAAAGCACAACAAGTGAAGAACACGGTAATCGTACCTGTGGGCGCGAAAGGTGGTTTCGTTTGTAAACAACTGCCTACCGAAGGTGGCCGCGAAGCCTTCTTCACCGAAGGTCAAGAATGTTACCGCATCTTTATCCGTGCGCTGCTCGATATCACTGATAACATCGTTAACGGCGAAATCGTTCATCCGGTGGATGTGGTCCGTCACGATGAAGATGACCCATATTTAGTGGTCGCGGCAGACAAAGGTACTGCCACCTTCTCGGATATCGCTAACGCCATTTCGCAGGAATACAACTTCTGGTTAGGCGATGCGTTCGCGTCGGGCGGTAGTAACGGTTACGACCATAAGAAAATGGGTATCACGGCCAGAGGTGGTTGGGAATCGGTTAAACGTCACTTCCGCGAAGTGGGTATCGATTGTCAAACCACAGACTTTACCTGTTTAGGTATTGGTGACATGGCGGGTGACGTATTCGGTAACGGTATGTTGTTGTCTAAGCACACAAAACTTGTGGCTGCGTTCAACCACATGCATATCTTTGTCGACCCGAATCCAGACACCGCTGCCAGCTATGAAGAACGTGCCCGCTTATTCGCGCTGCCACGTTCAACCTGGGAAGACTATAACAGCAAGCTGATTTCTAAGGGCGGCGGTATCTTCCTGCGTTCATCTAAGTCAATTCCATTGTCTGCTGAAATGAAGCAAATGCTGGAAACGGAAAAGACCTCGATGACCCCGACTGAACTGATGAAAGAACTGCTGAAAATGCCAGTGGATCTGATTTGGAACGGTGGTATCGGTACTTATGTTAAGTCAGCACGTGAAACCCATGCAGAAGTGGGTGACCGCGCGAACGATGCACTGCGTGTCAATGGCCGCGAACTGCGTGCCAAGATCGTGGGCGAGGGTGGTAACTTAGGTTGTACTCAGTTAGGTCGTATCGAATACGCGGCTAACGGCGGTCGTATCAACACTGACTTCGTGGATAACGTGGGTGGTGTGGACTGTTCTGACAACGAAGTTAACATCAAAATTCTATTAAACGCGTTAGTGGCTGAGGGTGAACTGACACTCAAGCAACGTAACCGTTTACTGGAAGAGATGACCGAAGAAGTTGGCCAAATCGTTCTGCAGGATTGTAAAGATCAAACCCGTACGATTTCGGTAACCCAAGTCCGTGGTGCTGAGCAGTTAAAAGAGCAAATTCGCTTTATCCAGTATCTGGAAAAAGAAGGCAAGTTAGACCGCGCCTTAGAATTCTTACCGTCGGAAGAAGAGCTGGCAGAACGTTTAGCCAATGGCCGCGCATTAACGCGCCCAGAGCTATCGGTTCTGGTGGCGTACGCTAAGATGGTACTGAAAGAGCAGTTACTGACTCAAGAAATCACCGAAGACACGTTGCTGAGCCAACTGTTGATTGCTTACTTCCCGAAACAACTTCAGGAACTGTACAGCCACAGAATGGTGACGCACCCACTGCGCGGTGAAATCATTGCCACGTCACTGGCCAACGAATTGGTCAACGACATGGGTCTGAACTTTGTTCAACGTATGCAAGATGAGACTGGTGCCTCAGTTGCCGACGCGGCAATTTGTTACACTATGGCTCGCGAAGTGTTTGGTTTAGCTGAATTAACTAAAGCGATCACTGACTTAAACGGTATTGTTCCTGCTGTGGTTCAGGGCGAAATGCTGCATCAATTACGTCGCAACATGCGCCGTGCATGCCGCTGGTTCCTGCGTCACCGCAACCGTACTTGGAGCATCGAGCAAACTGTAGCATTCTTCAAACCTGTATTTGAACAAATCAAAGCGAATGTTCATTCTTACTTGGTAGAAGAAGAAGCGGCGGGTATCCAAGCTGAGATCAACGCTCTTATCAAAGAGAATGTGCCTCATGAAGTGGCAACCGTCGTGGCTAACATGAGCACACTGTTCTCGGCGCTGGATATTGCGCAAATTGCCCAAGCCGAAGAGAAAACAGTTGAGCTCGTTGCCGAGACATATTTCAAACTCGGTGCCCGCGTTGAGCTGCACTGGTTCCTAGAGCAGATCAGTGCACAACCCGTGGCGAACCATTGGCAAGCACTGGCTCGTGCCGCCTTTAGGGAAGAGTTGGATTGGCAACAACGTGCGTTGACGTCAGTGGTCTTAAGAACATGCAGTGCAACCTGTGACGCCCAGAGCGTTATTTCTCAGTGGATTGATACCAATCAAGCCCTACTAGAAAGATGGTTCCATATGCTCGCTGACTTCAAAACGTCGCAAAGCCATGAGTTTGCTAAGTTCTCTGTCGCCCTGCGTGAACTGAACCTTCTGATCCTTCATTGCGAAGGCCATAAGTAAACTTTTATAACAATCAGAAGCCCTGGCGATCGCCGGGGCTTTTTTTAGGTCGAGGAAAATACATGTTTTATAAAATCGCACAGAAAGTCATGTTTCAGATGGATCCTGAGCGAGCGCATAATTTAGCCATTGGCAGCCTGAAAATGACAGGTAATAGCCCACTGAATGCGTTTTATGCCCAGAATATTGCGCCAGCGCCCGTCAGCTTTATGGGACTGACTTTTCCAAACCCTGTCGGTCTTGCCGCGGGTATGGATAAAGATGGCGAATCGATCGATGCCTTTCATGCGATGGGATTTGGTCATGTGGAAGTGGGCACTGTGACCCCAAGACCACAACCCGGTAATGATTTACCCCGTTTATTTAGATTAAAACCCGCAAAGGCGATCATTAATCGCATGGGTTTTAATAACAAAGGTGTCGATAATCTGGTCAAAAATTTGATCGCAAAGAAAACCGATATCATGGTTGGGGTCAATATTGGTAAAAATAAAGACACTCCAGTAGAGCAGGGCAAAGACGATTATTTGATCTGCATGGATAAAGTTTATCCCTATGCGGCCTATATTGCGGTGAATATTTCATCACCGAATACACCCGGATTACGATCGCTGCAATATGGCGATCTATTAGATGAATTATTAAGCGCATTAAAAACCAAGCAAC comes from the Shewanella mangrovisoli genome and includes:
- the pyrD gene encoding quinone-dependent dihydroorotate dehydrogenase — its product is MFYKIAQKVMFQMDPERAHNLAIGSLKMTGNSPLNAFYAQNIAPAPVSFMGLTFPNPVGLAAGMDKDGESIDAFHAMGFGHVEVGTVTPRPQPGNDLPRLFRLKPAKAIINRMGFNNKGVDNLVKNLIAKKTDIMVGVNIGKNKDTPVEQGKDDYLICMDKVYPYAAYIAVNISSPNTPGLRSLQYGDLLDELLSALKTKQLELAEKHKKYVPIALKIAPDLTTEEIENIAKSLIKNKFDGAIATNTTLTRDGVSGLANANESGGLSGKPLTELSTKVIKQLATYLNGQIPIIGVGGINCAEDALAKFDAGATMVQIYSGFIYQGPKLIKEIVEAYRLK
- a CDS encoding NAD-glutamate dehydrogenase, which gives rise to MALKDAMPSVLLENVVSLIHAKVPNSQAKQVEQFANCLYAHMSKDDLNARNDSDLYGAVLSLWNALNKTPKGETHLRVFNPSQSKHGWQSTHSIIEVIQPDMPFLVDSVGMALNRMGITAHMMLHTPLAIERSAQDVTKVTYLNQSPDSTEHVAVFLIEIDRQSSSVDIKALEREIQSVLGDVAASVNDWSAMSAKLSETIKELPKRPFPGEKQELEEAINFLTYLNNHHFTLLGYRQYDLKRVEGDVELVPNMASSLGLMNKHHKTQPEQGLLLSSFSDSARKEALDHSLLILTKSSAKSRVHRPAYVDYIGIKRFDKKGNVVGEDRFIGLYASNVYNRSPREIPLLNEKVQRVLDRSGLTPRSHDYKALLNILENLPRDELIQANVDDLAHTAHGVLEMQDRDKLKLFVRKDGFGRFLSCLVYVSKDRYNTKLRQDTQRILAQHFNSKEDVEFTTYFSESTLARTHYIVKVDNNNMDVDVAAIENNLIEAARSWEDKLNTALNTALGEEAGTHLMKRYANAFEQSYKEDVLPSSAVVDMQQLEALDDEHKLGMLFYQPQEAALNDNKVRLKLFHKDEPIHLSDVLPMLENFGLRVINERPYEVTTSDGSTFWILDFLMTVKVTNTDNIADSQDRFQTALSQVWQKKLEDDGFNRIILASGLTGREVSVLRAYAKYMRQIDATFSQAYIEETFGRYPQIADLLVKMFIRKFNPKLKTRTLGKFMEQINLRLDEVSSLDDDRIIRRYLDLINATLRTNFYQLDAKGESKSYISFKFMPSLIPEMPRPLPKFEIFVYSPRVEGVHLRYGKVARGGLRWSDRREDFRTEVLGLVKAQQVKNTVIVPVGAKGGFVCKQLPTEGGREAFFTEGQECYRIFIRALLDITDNIVNGEIVHPVDVVRHDEDDPYLVVAADKGTATFSDIANAISQEYNFWLGDAFASGGSNGYDHKKMGITARGGWESVKRHFREVGIDCQTTDFTCLGIGDMAGDVFGNGMLLSKHTKLVAAFNHMHIFVDPNPDTAASYEERARLFALPRSTWEDYNSKLISKGGGIFLRSSKSIPLSAEMKQMLETEKTSMTPTELMKELLKMPVDLIWNGGIGTYVKSARETHAEVGDRANDALRVNGRELRAKIVGEGGNLGCTQLGRIEYAANGGRINTDFVDNVGGVDCSDNEVNIKILLNALVAEGELTLKQRNRLLEEMTEEVGQIVLQDCKDQTRTISVTQVRGAEQLKEQIRFIQYLEKEGKLDRALEFLPSEEELAERLANGRALTRPELSVLVAYAKMVLKEQLLTQEITEDTLLSQLLIAYFPKQLQELYSHRMVTHPLRGEIIATSLANELVNDMGLNFVQRMQDETGASVADAAICYTMAREVFGLAELTKAITDLNGIVPAVVQGEMLHQLRRNMRRACRWFLRHRNRTWSIEQTVAFFKPVFEQIKANVHSYLVEEEAAGIQAEINALIKENVPHEVATVVANMSTLFSALDIAQIAQAEEKTVELVAETYFKLGARVELHWFLEQISAQPVANHWQALARAAFREELDWQQRALTSVVLRTCSATCDAQSVISQWIDTNQALLERWFHMLADFKTSQSHEFAKFSVALRELNLLILHCEGHK